Proteins from one Neodiprion fabricii isolate iyNeoFabr1 chromosome 5, iyNeoFabr1.1, whole genome shotgun sequence genomic window:
- the LOC124182544 gene encoding uncharacterized protein LOC124182544 isoform X2: MVQQLRGLLSTKNPEIPDTVMDSSSLSEELHTLADELEKLLSNNDCNDSEEMKSKIVALIGQFCSTNKNNNLVMQLHKVDSQDLVSDILDKFTSALEALEKLECLPLKQSLQDSWDYVKDMGAEQEIEDFQNIKELGASIVEVFSPLQKFRKSLASYLLSQKVALYSSQLCAALNVLFLLIQEQHQLNSPIYSCKKYACDRMSWCFKMLVNVLDAPNPTAEEENFEKENHFVYRMDLALDILAEMSTKTGEDQILDCEYLWSALEDVFAHAMAIAQVCHPYNFNAITGVSQSIITEYESLKAQLTSEKPDPSINNLYMNTLNDALYRLEQKVNVSVLTLVMEVFSDPYGALRKLIKTCGNSLAAQERSRIDLSTAIEEFDQTTDKAMQIGMFAIACCKDMNRVTKIRTCLASLESLEPELVPATTAFYLHPDNKEMRATVKLLTGQWQLEMNKLHKLVDVIVDSGAYCQVILDDIQQRVMRMSEYLDNREGVTQAQVQGVVQRALSLSSQIDATVEDIGRDQIERPTIMMIQELKAAIYEAGMASKILLDSATEAQQLRVIKRCELILNVIKRLQPALVALINSSTSMHTSYGKASMGQGDTLHDPGLTFSADIYGFTRNERTFTYIRTPYTVNSNKQPLSIQPANSSPRTPTNQSRLIPYIKRGRTMRTDRSIMYKTPKADVKEISINSEETFEANNQSRTRNLSIVRQHLFSRDSFDIKQDIDMNSESFDLTGILDKITCLSDTLSSTLSISCSPGKVQSTKDMSLPEVKASRDITESIINVERDASLTNLGESMAADRIDQCSTIGGGDAPSAIDTPERIEDLKRLDKKIQVLIHQKISAD; encoded by the exons ATG GTTCAACAATTAAGAGGATTATTGTCAAcaaaaaatcctgaaatcCCTGACACTGTAATGGATTCATCATCACTCTCTGAGGAATTGCATACTTTAGCGGACGAGCttgagaaattattatcaaacaaCGATTGCAATGACTCTGAAGAAATGAAGAGCAAAATCGTTGCATTGATCGGACAATTCTGTTCTactaataaaaacaacaacttG GTGATGCAATTGCACAAAGTGGATAGCCAAGATCTAGTTTCTGATATCCTCGATAAATTTACAAGTGCCTTGGAAGCTCTGGAAAAATTAGAATGTCTGCCGTTGAAACAAAGTCTCCAGGATTCTTGGGACTATGTTAAAGACATGGGAGCTGAACAAGAGATTGAAGACTTTCAAAACATTAAG GAATTGGGAGCCTCAATTGTGGAAGTTTTCAGCCCCCTGCAGAAGTTCAGGAAAAGCTTAGCCTCGTATTTACTATCCCAAAAGGTTGCTCTCTATTCAAGCCAGCTTTGCGCAGCTCTGAATGTCCTCTTTCTGCTTATCCAAGAACAGCACCAACTCAACAGTCCAATTTAT AGCTGCAAGAAGTACGCCTGTGACAGAATGAGCTGGTGCTTTAAAATGCTTGTGAACGTTCTTGATGCTCCTAATCCAACAGCCGAggaggaaaattttgaaaaagaaaaccactTTGTTTACAG AATGGATCTGGCACTAGACATTTTGGCTGAAATGTCAACAAAAACTGGGGAGGATCAAATCCTAGATTGCGAGTATTTATGGTCCGCACTCGAGGACGTCTTTGCCCATGCAATGGCCATAGCGCAAGTCTGTCATCCTTACAACTTCAACGCAATTACCGGAGTTTCTCAGTCAATAATCACCGAATACGAGAGCCTGAAGGCGCAACTGACCTCCGAGAAGCCTGATCCCAGTATAAACAACCTGTACATGAATACTTTGAATGATGCTCTGTACAGACttgaacaaaaagtaaacGTTTCGGTGCTGACTCTGGTCATGGAAGTGTTCAGCGATCCTTATGGCGCGCTTAGGAAGCTCATAAAAACCTGTGGAAATTCTCTGGCGGCGCAAGAACGCAGCAGAATCGACCTGAGCACCGCGATCGAGGAGTTCGACCAAACAACTGACAAAGCTATGCAGATCGGAATGTTTGCCATTGCTTGCTGCAAGGACATGAACA gaGTAACGAAAATCCGAACCTGCTTAGCTAGTCTTGAATCTCTGGAGCCCGAACTTGTTCCTGCAACAACAGCCTTTTATCTGCATCCTGACAACAAGGAAATGCGAGCCACCGTTAAACTGTTGACTGGGCAGTGGCAGTTGGAAATGAACAAATTGCATAAATTGGTCGATGTTATTGTTGACTCTGGCGCATATTGTCAG GTAATTCTGGATGACATACAACAGCGAGTGATGAGGATGTCCGAGTACCTTGATAACAGAGAAGGTGTGACCCAAGCCCAGGTTCAAGGAGTTGTGCAAAGGGCTTTGTCACTATCCAGCCAAATAGATGCAACAGTCGAAGACATTGGGAGGGATCAAATCGAAAGGCCAACGATTATGATGATACAAGAACTGAAAGCtg CAATTTACGAAGCTGGAATGGCGTCAAAAATACTCCTCGATAGCGCAACAGAAGCGCAGCAGTTGCGAGTTATAAAAAGATGCGAGCTAATTCTTAATGTTATTAAACGCCTGCAGCCTGCGCTGGTCGCTTTGATAAATAGTTCCACCTCGATGCACACAAGTTATGGAAAGGCGAGCATGGGTCAAGGTGATACATTGCACG ATCCAGGGCTCACATTTTCTGCGGATATTTACGGGTTCACCAGAAACGAACGAACCTTTACGTACATCAGGACACCATATACAG TCAATAGCAACAAGCAGCCTCTGTCCATACAACCGGCGAACAGTTCGCCAAGGACACCGACTAATCAGTCGCGTTTGATTCCATACATAAAACGCGGCAGGACGATGCGAACTGACAGATCGATCATGTACAAAACACCGAAAGCCGATGTCAAGGAAATATCTATAAATTCAGAGGAAACTTTTGAAGCTAACAATCAATCGAGAACTAGAAATTTATCCATTGTCAGGCAGCACCTGTTTAGCAGGGACAGTTTTGACATAAAACAAGACATTGATATGAATTCGGAGAGTTTCGACTTGACTG GAATATTGGACAAGATAACATGTCTCTCCGACACGCTAAGTTCGACGTTATCAATTTCTTGCTCGCCTGGAAAAGTTCAGAGTACAAAAGACATGTCGCTGCCTGAGGTAAAGGCATCGCGAGATATTACCGAGAGTATAATTAACGTGGAGAGAGATGCAAGCCTAACAAACTTGGGTGAATCTATGGCTGCAGACAGAATAGACCAGTGTTCAACAATCGGAGGCGGAGACGCGCCCTCGGCAATTGATACCCCGGAAAGAATAGAAGATCTGAAAAGATTGGataagaaaattcaagttttgatACACCAAAAAATCTCTGCAGATTAG
- the LOC124182545 gene encoding uncharacterized protein LOC124182545 isoform X1, which translates to MTRKCFVRGCSSGYASENRESTSKGKRRRTLFSTPRCEELRNKWNAALARDDRTLSANDSVCELHFHDSDVEKCYQTKMPDGTIHRIERGRYKLKPGAIPSAFVIKRSEDAEDRATSVEKQILKENDTNLSLIKITKVETEHTCLTNFNENFTEDDLMNEQVQSDDENIFEEFSKDHKSLITKTMEELPQQTLENSIEMCQEDSSLPYSTERLKFDLDKFRLPKGWAYIFVGEGLHLCHLSLTGQPDLNLLIDGNMEMKISTGDNKATLQYPEELKSFQDFLSNLKTLEILANSPCQGTGFDNSRAVLCTAFCTKKLLSRRYCFKRCSACRLLRNQKLSQERSKRLNDNKQQKRANLLRSLKRKNARLQGKVLKLKKIVDTAMKRIALLNTTIIKRKIGGLNASQEIARTCFIEKKKC; encoded by the exons ATGACGCGAAAATGTTTCGTCCGCGGATGCTCGAGTGGCTACGCatctgaaaacagagaaagcACTTCTaaaggaaaaaggagaagaactTTGTTTAGTACACCACGG TGCGAAGAGCTGCGGAACAAGTGGAATGCCGCCTTGGCTCGCGATGACCGAACGTTATCTGCAAATGACTCAGTTTGCGAACTTCACTTCCATGATAGCGACGTCGAAAAATGTTATCAAACTAAAATGCCTGACGGAACTATCCACAGGATAGAACGTGGTAGATACAAGTTAAAACCTGGCGCTATACCATCTGCTTTTGTAATCAAACGTTCAGAG gATGCTGAGGACAGAGCTACAAGTGTGGAGAAGCAAATTTTAAAGGAGAACGATACGAACCTGTcactaataaaaataacaaaagtgGAAACAGAGCACACTTGTTTGactaatttcaatgaaaattttactgaaGATGATTTGATGAATGAGCAAGTTCAATCTGATGATGAGAACATATTTGAGGAATTTAGCAAAGACCATAAAAGCCTCATAACAAAGACTATGGAAGAGTTACCTCAACAAACACTAGAGAATAGTATTGAAATGTGTCAAGAAGATTCGAGTTTACCGTACAGCACGGAAAGACTGAAATTTGACTTGGATAAATTTCGCCTGCCCAAGGGGTGGGCATACATATTTGTTGGCGAAGGACTTCACTTATGCCACTTATCTCTAACCGGCCAACCAGATTTAAACCTCCTGATTGATGGGAACATGGAAATGAAG ATTTCGACAGGTGATAACAAAGCGACTTTGCAATATCCAGAGGAGTTGAAGTCCTTTCAAGATTTTCTGTCCAACTTGAAAACGCTGGAGATACTGGCAAATTCGCCGTGTCAAGGAACTGGATTTGACAATTC GAGGGCAGTGCTATGTACGGCCTTTTGCACCAAAAAGTTGTTGTCGAGgcgatattgttttaaaaGGTGTTCCGCGTGTCGACTTTTGAGAAACCAGAAACTTAGTCAGGAAAGATCGAAGCGCTTGAATGATAATAAACAACAGAAGAGGGCTAACTTGTTGAGATCGCTCAAACGTAAAAACGCACGTCTACAGGGAAAg GTGctcaaattgaagaaaattgttgACACGGCTATGAAAAGAATCGCGCTCCTCAATACCACGAttataaagagaaaaattggtGGATTGAACGCCTCACAAGAAATTGCACGAACatgtttcattgaaaaaaaaaaatgctaa
- the LOC124182545 gene encoding uncharacterized protein LOC124182545 isoform X2, which translates to MTRKCFVRGCSSGYASENRESTSKGKRRRTLFSTPRCEELRNKWNAALARDDRTLSANDSVCELHFHDSDVEKCYQTKMPDGTIHRIERGRYKLKPGAIPSAFVIKRSEDAEDRATSVEKQILKENDTNLSLIKITKVETEHTCLTNFNENFTEDDLMNEQVQSDDENIFEEFSKDHKSLITKTMEELPQQTLENSIEMCQEDSSLPYSTERLKFDLDKFRLPKGWAYIFVGEGLHLCHLSLTGQPDLNLLIDGNMEMKISTGDNKATLQYPEELKSFQDFLSNLKTLEILANSPCQGTGFDNSYDEYFHV; encoded by the exons ATGACGCGAAAATGTTTCGTCCGCGGATGCTCGAGTGGCTACGCatctgaaaacagagaaagcACTTCTaaaggaaaaaggagaagaactTTGTTTAGTACACCACGG TGCGAAGAGCTGCGGAACAAGTGGAATGCCGCCTTGGCTCGCGATGACCGAACGTTATCTGCAAATGACTCAGTTTGCGAACTTCACTTCCATGATAGCGACGTCGAAAAATGTTATCAAACTAAAATGCCTGACGGAACTATCCACAGGATAGAACGTGGTAGATACAAGTTAAAACCTGGCGCTATACCATCTGCTTTTGTAATCAAACGTTCAGAG gATGCTGAGGACAGAGCTACAAGTGTGGAGAAGCAAATTTTAAAGGAGAACGATACGAACCTGTcactaataaaaataacaaaagtgGAAACAGAGCACACTTGTTTGactaatttcaatgaaaattttactgaaGATGATTTGATGAATGAGCAAGTTCAATCTGATGATGAGAACATATTTGAGGAATTTAGCAAAGACCATAAAAGCCTCATAACAAAGACTATGGAAGAGTTACCTCAACAAACACTAGAGAATAGTATTGAAATGTGTCAAGAAGATTCGAGTTTACCGTACAGCACGGAAAGACTGAAATTTGACTTGGATAAATTTCGCCTGCCCAAGGGGTGGGCATACATATTTGTTGGCGAAGGACTTCACTTATGCCACTTATCTCTAACCGGCCAACCAGATTTAAACCTCCTGATTGATGGGAACATGGAAATGAAG ATTTCGACAGGTGATAACAAAGCGACTTTGCAATATCCAGAGGAGTTGAAGTCCTTTCAAGATTTTCTGTCCAACTTGAAAACGCTGGAGATACTGGCAAATTCGCCGTGTCAAGGAACTGGATTTGACAATTCGTATGACGAATATTTCCATGTTTGA
- the LOC124182544 gene encoding uncharacterized protein LOC124182544 isoform X1 codes for MLLKTIEMRRILEPIEAQVQQLRGLLSTKNPEIPDTVMDSSSLSEELHTLADELEKLLSNNDCNDSEEMKSKIVALIGQFCSTNKNNNLVMQLHKVDSQDLVSDILDKFTSALEALEKLECLPLKQSLQDSWDYVKDMGAEQEIEDFQNIKELGASIVEVFSPLQKFRKSLASYLLSQKVALYSSQLCAALNVLFLLIQEQHQLNSPIYSCKKYACDRMSWCFKMLVNVLDAPNPTAEEENFEKENHFVYRMDLALDILAEMSTKTGEDQILDCEYLWSALEDVFAHAMAIAQVCHPYNFNAITGVSQSIITEYESLKAQLTSEKPDPSINNLYMNTLNDALYRLEQKVNVSVLTLVMEVFSDPYGALRKLIKTCGNSLAAQERSRIDLSTAIEEFDQTTDKAMQIGMFAIACCKDMNRVTKIRTCLASLESLEPELVPATTAFYLHPDNKEMRATVKLLTGQWQLEMNKLHKLVDVIVDSGAYCQVILDDIQQRVMRMSEYLDNREGVTQAQVQGVVQRALSLSSQIDATVEDIGRDQIERPTIMMIQELKAAIYEAGMASKILLDSATEAQQLRVIKRCELILNVIKRLQPALVALINSSTSMHTSYGKASMGQGDTLHDPGLTFSADIYGFTRNERTFTYIRTPYTVNSNKQPLSIQPANSSPRTPTNQSRLIPYIKRGRTMRTDRSIMYKTPKADVKEISINSEETFEANNQSRTRNLSIVRQHLFSRDSFDIKQDIDMNSESFDLTGILDKITCLSDTLSSTLSISCSPGKVQSTKDMSLPEVKASRDITESIINVERDASLTNLGESMAADRIDQCSTIGGGDAPSAIDTPERIEDLKRLDKKIQVLIHQKISAD; via the exons ATGCTCCTGAAAACTATTGAAATGCGTAGGATATTAGAACCCATCGAGGCTCAG GTTCAACAATTAAGAGGATTATTGTCAAcaaaaaatcctgaaatcCCTGACACTGTAATGGATTCATCATCACTCTCTGAGGAATTGCATACTTTAGCGGACGAGCttgagaaattattatcaaacaaCGATTGCAATGACTCTGAAGAAATGAAGAGCAAAATCGTTGCATTGATCGGACAATTCTGTTCTactaataaaaacaacaacttG GTGATGCAATTGCACAAAGTGGATAGCCAAGATCTAGTTTCTGATATCCTCGATAAATTTACAAGTGCCTTGGAAGCTCTGGAAAAATTAGAATGTCTGCCGTTGAAACAAAGTCTCCAGGATTCTTGGGACTATGTTAAAGACATGGGAGCTGAACAAGAGATTGAAGACTTTCAAAACATTAAG GAATTGGGAGCCTCAATTGTGGAAGTTTTCAGCCCCCTGCAGAAGTTCAGGAAAAGCTTAGCCTCGTATTTACTATCCCAAAAGGTTGCTCTCTATTCAAGCCAGCTTTGCGCAGCTCTGAATGTCCTCTTTCTGCTTATCCAAGAACAGCACCAACTCAACAGTCCAATTTAT AGCTGCAAGAAGTACGCCTGTGACAGAATGAGCTGGTGCTTTAAAATGCTTGTGAACGTTCTTGATGCTCCTAATCCAACAGCCGAggaggaaaattttgaaaaagaaaaccactTTGTTTACAG AATGGATCTGGCACTAGACATTTTGGCTGAAATGTCAACAAAAACTGGGGAGGATCAAATCCTAGATTGCGAGTATTTATGGTCCGCACTCGAGGACGTCTTTGCCCATGCAATGGCCATAGCGCAAGTCTGTCATCCTTACAACTTCAACGCAATTACCGGAGTTTCTCAGTCAATAATCACCGAATACGAGAGCCTGAAGGCGCAACTGACCTCCGAGAAGCCTGATCCCAGTATAAACAACCTGTACATGAATACTTTGAATGATGCTCTGTACAGACttgaacaaaaagtaaacGTTTCGGTGCTGACTCTGGTCATGGAAGTGTTCAGCGATCCTTATGGCGCGCTTAGGAAGCTCATAAAAACCTGTGGAAATTCTCTGGCGGCGCAAGAACGCAGCAGAATCGACCTGAGCACCGCGATCGAGGAGTTCGACCAAACAACTGACAAAGCTATGCAGATCGGAATGTTTGCCATTGCTTGCTGCAAGGACATGAACA gaGTAACGAAAATCCGAACCTGCTTAGCTAGTCTTGAATCTCTGGAGCCCGAACTTGTTCCTGCAACAACAGCCTTTTATCTGCATCCTGACAACAAGGAAATGCGAGCCACCGTTAAACTGTTGACTGGGCAGTGGCAGTTGGAAATGAACAAATTGCATAAATTGGTCGATGTTATTGTTGACTCTGGCGCATATTGTCAG GTAATTCTGGATGACATACAACAGCGAGTGATGAGGATGTCCGAGTACCTTGATAACAGAGAAGGTGTGACCCAAGCCCAGGTTCAAGGAGTTGTGCAAAGGGCTTTGTCACTATCCAGCCAAATAGATGCAACAGTCGAAGACATTGGGAGGGATCAAATCGAAAGGCCAACGATTATGATGATACAAGAACTGAAAGCtg CAATTTACGAAGCTGGAATGGCGTCAAAAATACTCCTCGATAGCGCAACAGAAGCGCAGCAGTTGCGAGTTATAAAAAGATGCGAGCTAATTCTTAATGTTATTAAACGCCTGCAGCCTGCGCTGGTCGCTTTGATAAATAGTTCCACCTCGATGCACACAAGTTATGGAAAGGCGAGCATGGGTCAAGGTGATACATTGCACG ATCCAGGGCTCACATTTTCTGCGGATATTTACGGGTTCACCAGAAACGAACGAACCTTTACGTACATCAGGACACCATATACAG TCAATAGCAACAAGCAGCCTCTGTCCATACAACCGGCGAACAGTTCGCCAAGGACACCGACTAATCAGTCGCGTTTGATTCCATACATAAAACGCGGCAGGACGATGCGAACTGACAGATCGATCATGTACAAAACACCGAAAGCCGATGTCAAGGAAATATCTATAAATTCAGAGGAAACTTTTGAAGCTAACAATCAATCGAGAACTAGAAATTTATCCATTGTCAGGCAGCACCTGTTTAGCAGGGACAGTTTTGACATAAAACAAGACATTGATATGAATTCGGAGAGTTTCGACTTGACTG GAATATTGGACAAGATAACATGTCTCTCCGACACGCTAAGTTCGACGTTATCAATTTCTTGCTCGCCTGGAAAAGTTCAGAGTACAAAAGACATGTCGCTGCCTGAGGTAAAGGCATCGCGAGATATTACCGAGAGTATAATTAACGTGGAGAGAGATGCAAGCCTAACAAACTTGGGTGAATCTATGGCTGCAGACAGAATAGACCAGTGTTCAACAATCGGAGGCGGAGACGCGCCCTCGGCAATTGATACCCCGGAAAGAATAGAAGATCTGAAAAGATTGGataagaaaattcaagttttgatACACCAAAAAATCTCTGCAGATTAG